One Novipirellula galeiformis genomic region harbors:
- a CDS encoding amidohydrolase — translation MLVKRPFLLGAWLTCVFSAPATAAPPDLVVHGGKIITVDEDFTVAEAFAVEGEQIVAVGSNEAMIALAGPKTRRIDLAGKTVLPGLIDSHVHPTGASMYEFDHPVPEMESIAEVLDYIGSRAEKLEPGNWITVSQVFITRLRDQRFPTRDELDRVAPHHPVFFRTGPDGAVNSLALEISGIDEDFEISDDGPGYLERDPKTGRLTGILRSCTRLIKSRLTSRNATPLDRREQLRALLSDYNSVGITSIADRNASKSAVDLYQQLKDEQTLTCRVYCYYGINAQLPIEEVEKNIKQVTSHPAHAYDNMLWVRGVKVFLDGGMLTGSAYMRKPWGVSEIYSINDPEYRGLLYIPHARLLRMARTALENGLQFTAHSVGDGAVHALLEVYEEINKEFPVRETRPCITHCNFMSPEAIKLMRTLGVVADLQPAWLWLDGKTLTKQFGNDRLSYFQPYRSLLDGGVIAGGGSDHMQKIGSLRSVNPYNPFLGMWIMLARTPRGETAPLHPEQKITRAEAIRMYTAHNAYLTFEEQTKGSLEVGKLADFIVLGKDILECPVDEIKDIQVEQTWVGGRNVYQMQSRPLQERGK, via the coding sequence ATGTTGGTAAAGCGACCTTTCTTACTTGGTGCGTGGTTGACATGCGTTTTCTCGGCCCCGGCGACCGCGGCGCCTCCTGATTTGGTCGTCCATGGAGGGAAGATTATCACCGTCGATGAAGACTTCACCGTTGCCGAGGCGTTTGCCGTGGAAGGTGAACAAATCGTGGCCGTGGGGAGCAATGAAGCGATGATTGCCCTCGCGGGTCCGAAGACTCGTCGCATCGATCTGGCCGGCAAGACCGTCCTTCCTGGACTGATCGATTCGCATGTGCATCCGACCGGGGCATCCATGTATGAGTTCGATCACCCGGTGCCTGAGATGGAGTCGATCGCCGAAGTGCTCGACTACATTGGATCTCGTGCCGAGAAATTGGAGCCCGGCAATTGGATCACCGTCAGCCAAGTCTTCATCACTCGTTTGCGGGATCAACGGTTTCCAACTCGCGATGAACTGGACCGCGTTGCGCCTCACCATCCCGTCTTTTTCCGCACGGGTCCCGACGGAGCGGTGAATTCGTTGGCGTTGGAGATCAGCGGCATCGACGAAGACTTTGAAATCTCCGACGACGGACCGGGCTACCTCGAGCGTGACCCGAAAACCGGTCGATTAACAGGCATCCTGCGAAGTTGCACCCGATTGATCAAATCGCGATTGACCAGCCGGAATGCGACGCCACTCGACCGCCGAGAACAACTCCGGGCACTGCTATCCGATTACAACTCGGTGGGCATTACGAGTATCGCAGACCGTAACGCCAGCAAGTCGGCGGTCGATCTCTACCAACAACTCAAAGACGAGCAGACCCTCACCTGCCGAGTTTATTGTTACTACGGCATCAACGCGCAGTTGCCGATCGAAGAAGTGGAGAAAAACATTAAGCAGGTGACCTCCCACCCGGCGCATGCGTACGACAACATGCTCTGGGTGCGTGGCGTCAAAGTCTTTCTAGACGGCGGCATGCTCACCGGCAGCGCCTACATGCGAAAGCCATGGGGCGTTAGCGAGATCTATTCGATCAACGATCCTGAATACCGGGGACTGCTGTACATCCCCCACGCTCGACTGCTGCGGATGGCGCGAACGGCACTGGAGAATGGATTGCAGTTCACCGCCCATTCGGTCGGCGACGGGGCCGTCCACGCGCTACTCGAAGTCTATGAGGAAATCAACAAAGAGTTTCCCGTCCGCGAGACGAGGCCTTGTATCACCCACTGTAATTTCATGAGCCCCGAAGCAATCAAGCTAATGCGAACGCTAGGAGTCGTCGCCGATTTGCAGCCCGCGTGGCTGTGGTTGGATGGCAAGACGTTGACCAAACAATTTGGCAACGATCGGCTAAGCTATTTCCAGCCTTATCGAAGCTTGCTCGATGGAGGAGTGATCGCCGGAGGCGGGTCGGATCATATGCAGAAAATTGGCAGCTTGCGATCGGTGAACCCTTACAATCCGTTTCTCGGAATGTGGATCATGTTAGCGCGAACGCCGCGAGGAGAGACCGCTCCGTTGCATCCCGAGCAAAAGATCACCCGCGCCGAGGCCATTCGGATGTACACGGCTCATAACGCCTATCTCACCTTTGAAGAGCAGACGAAAGGCTCTTTGGAAGTGGGTAAGCTTGCCGATTTCATCGTGCTGGGCAAAGACATCCTAGAATGTCCCGTGGATGAAATCAAAGACATTCAAGTCGAGCAAACCTGGGTAGGCGGTCGAAATGTGTACCAGATGCAATCGAGACCGCTGCAAGAACGTGGAAAGTGA
- a CDS encoding FMN-binding protein: MTLDPVHADRWQIRRLVVHLARLAVFVSIIALIHLQYASSSTRVTAIADLSIDQVAALFPAATSLEGVASDDGRMEVRGADGQSLGYVVQTSPESDHIIGFSGPTNVLIGFDHQDHVVGISILSSEDTRDHLLEVQRNERFMSSLDGKLRDEIGGHAVVDAVSGATLTSLAIQESMIHRLGGEVGSLRFPAPLSLDDISVLFPDADRLEPDAVHGALWSVDAGGDRIGQVLRSSPAADNIVGYQGPTETLIGFDRDGAVVGIAIGKSYDNEPYVGYVREDSYFRSTFAEMKLKELGEADLFEMRVEGVSGATMTSMAVSDGVVEVAKKHLEDLQREASRPKRRSGLQVSVHDIGTMIVILAAIVIGATSLRASKRIRIAFQLTLIVYLGLIAGNLVSQAMIAGWAKHGVPLKMAPGLTMLVIAAFACPLFSKRNIYCSHLCPHGAVQQLIKGRIRYQVKLGHSLSKILMLIPGLLLLWCLLVTMMALPFSLVDIEPFDAYVFRIAGWATIAVAVVGMVASLFVPMAYCRFGCPTGKLLEYLRFNARSDRWTLRDWVALGYLGLAFLLWIRTVN; encoded by the coding sequence ATGACGCTGGATCCCGTCCATGCGGATCGATGGCAAATTCGTCGCCTCGTCGTGCACCTCGCACGCTTGGCGGTGTTTGTTTCGATCATCGCACTGATTCATCTTCAATACGCGAGCTCCTCGACCCGCGTGACTGCGATCGCGGATCTCTCGATCGACCAGGTCGCTGCGTTGTTTCCCGCTGCGACGTCGCTTGAGGGCGTTGCGAGTGACGATGGGCGGATGGAGGTTCGAGGTGCGGACGGCCAATCACTCGGATACGTCGTCCAGACCTCTCCGGAGAGCGATCACATCATTGGCTTTTCCGGACCGACCAATGTTTTGATCGGATTCGATCACCAGGATCATGTCGTTGGGATCTCGATCCTTTCCAGCGAAGATACGCGAGACCATTTGTTGGAAGTCCAGCGAAATGAGCGATTCATGTCCTCGCTCGATGGAAAATTAAGAGACGAGATCGGCGGCCACGCCGTTGTGGATGCGGTTTCCGGCGCGACGCTGACGAGCTTGGCGATTCAAGAATCGATGATTCACCGCTTGGGTGGCGAGGTGGGGTCGCTGCGTTTTCCCGCGCCGCTCTCATTGGACGACATCAGCGTGCTGTTTCCCGATGCGGATCGTCTCGAGCCCGATGCGGTGCACGGGGCGCTTTGGTCGGTCGATGCCGGCGGCGATCGGATCGGGCAAGTGTTGCGTAGTTCACCGGCGGCGGACAACATCGTCGGCTATCAAGGGCCGACGGAGACTTTAATCGGTTTTGACCGCGACGGAGCCGTTGTCGGAATCGCGATCGGGAAGTCGTACGACAACGAGCCCTACGTCGGCTATGTTCGCGAGGATTCGTATTTTCGCTCGACGTTTGCCGAGATGAAACTGAAGGAACTCGGCGAGGCCGATCTTTTCGAGATGCGAGTCGAAGGTGTCTCGGGAGCGACGATGACTAGCATGGCGGTGTCCGACGGAGTGGTCGAAGTCGCAAAAAAACATCTCGAAGATTTACAAAGGGAAGCGTCGCGACCGAAACGCCGTTCGGGGCTGCAAGTTTCTGTGCATGATATCGGCACGATGATCGTGATCCTTGCGGCCATCGTGATCGGGGCCACATCGCTGCGAGCCAGCAAGCGAATTCGGATTGCGTTTCAGTTGACGTTGATTGTGTACCTAGGTTTGATTGCCGGTAACTTGGTATCGCAAGCGATGATTGCCGGTTGGGCCAAGCATGGGGTGCCGCTGAAGATGGCACCGGGACTAACGATGCTGGTGATCGCAGCGTTTGCGTGCCCGCTATTTAGTAAACGGAATATTTACTGTTCGCACCTGTGTCCGCATGGGGCGGTGCAGCAATTGATCAAAGGGCGGATCCGTTATCAAGTCAAACTTGGGCATTCGCTTTCCAAGATTCTGATGCTGATTCCTGGTCTGTTGTTGCTGTGGTGTTTGTTGGTAACGATGATGGCGTTGCCATTCAGCTTGGTCGACATCGAGCCGTTTGACGCCTACGTATTTCGCATCGCCGGCTGGGCCACAATCGCGGTCGCGGTCGTCGGGATGGTCGCGTCGCTATTTGTGCCGATGGCTTATTGCCGATTCGGATGCCCGACCGGAAAGTTACTTGAATACTTGCGTTTTAACGCACGTAGCGACCGCTGGACCCTCCGTGATTGGGTGGCCCTCGGCTATCTCGGGCTGGCGTTTTTGCTGTGGATCCGCACGGTCAATTGA
- a CDS encoding FAD-dependent oxidoreductase yields MIKTSTLVLISLLLQPAFAADSLFVEAESFEQPGGWKLDTQSIMTMGSPYLIAHGLGKPVEDATATVEFPSTGTYHVFARTKDWVARWEAPGAPGKFQIAVDGETLDHTFGTQNADWFWEAGGTVEISDTKATVALKDLTGFDGRCDAIYFTKSGEEPPNESIVLGPWRRKQLGLGDKPTEKSGYDIVVIGGGYAGMGTAISAARMGCKVALVQNRGVLGGNGSSEIRVWAMGHVRRGNYPRVGEIVTEFSDNATKSPGTYEEFEDAKKEAIVRAEPKIDLFLNHHAYKVDTKDNQIESVMAFDTRTGDQIRFSGTLFADCTGHATIGHLAGADSEMTPEGRMGMSNMWAWDEADRPTEFPETPWALPLNMDDFPYPRDHHGQWFWESGFDKDPINHAEAIRDWNLRAVYGAFNAMKNGDGADKHKNAYLTWVAYIGGPRESRRLMGDIVLTQDDVVNKVAYPDGCVPSTWSIDLHYPKEQYAEKFPDNPFISIAVHDRRIDRNYGYPVPYRTFYSRNISNLFMAGRCISVTHQALGTVRVMRTCGMMGEVVGKAASICVRHDCTPREVYGKYWSEMAELLNQPGKARRDTVNSEIVVPDDALPLAPPTGFPPRKKPSRAGIDPAKISGLVIDDTKAKKTGGWTEGTGLPKFVGSHYLYGGKKGATIRFEFAAPAPGQHQIMIAYQAHENRSDKVSVEVKTGDDVVTKIVNMQTAPPVDDLFLSLGTFDLKLGEDCAVTLSADGSGNVHADAIRVVSGK; encoded by the coding sequence ATGATCAAAACATCGACCCTCGTTCTGATTTCGCTATTGTTGCAGCCTGCGTTTGCGGCAGACTCGCTCTTCGTTGAAGCAGAGAGTTTTGAGCAGCCCGGCGGCTGGAAACTCGACACCCAATCGATCATGACGATGGGGTCGCCTTATTTGATCGCCCACGGGCTCGGAAAGCCGGTTGAGGATGCGACGGCTACTGTCGAGTTCCCGAGCACGGGAACGTACCACGTGTTTGCACGCACCAAGGATTGGGTCGCTCGCTGGGAAGCCCCCGGAGCCCCTGGGAAATTCCAAATCGCCGTGGACGGCGAGACGCTCGACCACACCTTCGGAACCCAAAACGCCGATTGGTTTTGGGAGGCCGGAGGGACGGTTGAAATCAGCGACACCAAGGCCACCGTGGCGTTGAAAGATCTAACTGGTTTCGACGGACGCTGTGACGCGATTTATTTCACCAAGTCGGGTGAGGAACCTCCAAACGAATCGATCGTGTTGGGGCCATGGCGTCGCAAGCAACTCGGTTTGGGGGACAAGCCGACGGAAAAAAGTGGCTATGACATCGTGGTCATCGGCGGCGGTTACGCGGGAATGGGGACCGCGATTTCCGCAGCGCGGATGGGATGCAAAGTGGCATTGGTGCAGAACCGTGGCGTGTTGGGCGGAAACGGATCGAGCGAAATTCGCGTTTGGGCGATGGGGCACGTTCGCCGAGGAAATTATCCTCGCGTCGGTGAAATCGTTACCGAGTTTTCCGATAACGCTACCAAGTCACCGGGCACCTACGAAGAGTTCGAGGATGCCAAAAAAGAAGCGATCGTGCGTGCCGAGCCCAAGATCGATTTGTTCTTGAACCATCACGCGTACAAGGTCGATACCAAAGACAACCAAATCGAAAGTGTGATGGCGTTTGACACTCGCACCGGCGATCAAATCCGTTTTTCGGGAACGCTGTTTGCCGATTGCACCGGCCATGCCACGATCGGGCATCTCGCCGGTGCGGATAGTGAAATGACGCCTGAGGGCCGCATGGGCATGAGCAACATGTGGGCTTGGGACGAAGCGGATCGCCCAACGGAATTCCCTGAAACACCATGGGCGCTACCGCTGAACATGGACGATTTTCCCTATCCACGTGACCATCATGGCCAATGGTTTTGGGAGAGCGGGTTTGATAAAGATCCAATCAACCATGCCGAAGCGATCCGTGACTGGAATTTGCGAGCGGTCTATGGAGCGTTCAATGCGATGAAAAACGGTGACGGTGCCGACAAGCACAAGAACGCCTACCTGACCTGGGTCGCTTATATCGGCGGCCCGCGTGAATCGCGTCGTTTGATGGGGGATATCGTGTTGACGCAGGACGATGTGGTCAACAAAGTGGCTTATCCCGACGGTTGTGTGCCGAGTACTTGGTCGATCGATCTGCACTATCCGAAAGAACAGTATGCTGAAAAGTTTCCCGACAACCCATTCATCTCAATCGCCGTCCATGATCGACGTATCGATCGCAACTACGGTTATCCGGTTCCCTATCGAACCTTCTATTCGCGAAATATCTCGAATCTGTTTATGGCAGGCCGTTGCATCAGTGTGACGCATCAGGCCTTGGGCACCGTGCGTGTGATGCGAACGTGCGGGATGATGGGCGAGGTCGTCGGCAAGGCGGCGAGTATTTGTGTTCGTCACGACTGTACGCCACGCGAAGTGTATGGCAAGTATTGGTCGGAGATGGCTGAGTTGCTCAATCAGCCCGGCAAAGCTCGTCGCGATACCGTCAACTCCGAGATCGTGGTGCCCGATGACGCGTTGCCATTGGCACCGCCGACCGGATTCCCCCCTCGTAAAAAGCCTAGCCGAGCGGGAATTGATCCGGCCAAAATCAGTGGTTTGGTGATCGATGATACCAAGGCGAAAAAGACGGGCGGTTGGACTGAGGGGACGGGGTTGCCAAAATTCGTCGGCTCACACTACCTCTACGGTGGCAAAAAAGGTGCCACGATTCGGTTCGAGTTTGCTGCACCGGCCCCAGGCCAACATCAGATCATGATTGCCTACCAGGCTCATGAAAACCGTAGCGATAAGGTGAGCGTGGAAGTCAAAACGGGCGACGATGTGGTTACCAAAATCGTCAACATGCAAACGGCACCTCCCGTCGACGACTTGTTTCTTTCGCTTGGTACGTTTGATCTGAAACTCGGTGAAGATTGCGCCGTGACGCTTTCGGCTGACGGTAGTGGGAATGTTCACGCGGACGCGATTCGTGTGGTTTCTGGCAAGTAA
- the mgtE gene encoding magnesium transporter encodes MVNTLFLPELREMLAEKNRAELEEFCTTLNPGRTAEFMEGLSNEEAWEVLQFAEASRRSEIFGYFNEERQVAMLSDHEPSQVAALVEEIPADDRVDLIQELSDERVREILPLLPVKDRRNIQRLRSYQEETAGGLMTTEVAKLGQKLTVRQALDELGRQASQLETIYYLYVVDEDDSLRGIVSTRQLVSSLAHPELTLGEMMETDVVVALVSEDQESVAQKVERFNLLAIPVVDASRRLLGIITHDDVIDVVREELTEDAQRIAAVAPLEDDFLRIRLLTLSWKRGIWLTILFFAALLTAFALRHYEEELKQFVWLVWFIPLIISAGGNSGSQSATLVITAMTSGQVKFRDWRRVLVRESIVSLVLGGFLATIGFCVAVMVAPSFHDALVIPITLLAVIVCGCMCGASLPIAFKRAGLDPALMSNPFVAGIVDILGIVIYINVGRMLLG; translated from the coding sequence ATGGTCAACACGCTCTTCCTGCCTGAATTACGCGAAATGTTGGCCGAGAAAAATCGAGCCGAACTCGAAGAGTTTTGCACGACCCTGAACCCCGGGCGTACGGCGGAGTTCATGGAGGGGCTTTCCAACGAAGAGGCTTGGGAAGTCCTGCAGTTTGCCGAGGCTTCGCGGCGCTCGGAAATCTTTGGCTACTTCAATGAAGAACGCCAAGTGGCGATGCTCAGCGACCACGAACCGTCGCAGGTCGCCGCGCTCGTTGAAGAGATTCCAGCCGATGATCGTGTCGACTTAATCCAAGAGTTGTCGGACGAGCGAGTCCGAGAGATTCTGCCCTTGTTGCCAGTCAAAGATCGTCGCAACATCCAACGTCTCCGCTCTTACCAAGAGGAGACGGCGGGCGGTTTGATGACGACCGAGGTCGCCAAACTCGGCCAAAAGCTAACGGTGCGTCAAGCGCTGGATGAACTGGGACGACAGGCAAGCCAGCTCGAAACGATCTATTACTTGTACGTCGTTGACGAGGATGATTCGCTTCGCGGGATCGTCTCGACGCGACAATTGGTTTCCTCGCTGGCGCACCCCGAACTGACGCTGGGGGAGATGATGGAAACGGATGTGGTCGTCGCCTTGGTCAGCGAGGACCAGGAATCGGTGGCCCAGAAAGTGGAGCGATTTAACCTGTTGGCGATTCCAGTGGTTGACGCCAGTCGAAGGTTGCTAGGGATCATCACGCACGATGATGTGATTGACGTCGTGCGCGAAGAATTGACCGAGGATGCCCAGCGAATCGCTGCGGTGGCGCCGTTGGAGGATGACTTTCTCCGGATCCGGTTGCTGACCTTGTCCTGGAAACGCGGGATTTGGTTGACGATTTTGTTTTTCGCTGCGTTGCTCACCGCATTTGCACTGCGGCATTATGAAGAAGAACTAAAGCAATTTGTTTGGTTGGTGTGGTTCATTCCGTTGATCATTAGTGCGGGAGGAAATTCCGGCAGCCAATCGGCCACGCTCGTGATCACCGCGATGACGAGTGGGCAGGTGAAATTCCGCGACTGGCGCCGTGTCTTGGTTCGCGAGAGTATTGTGTCGTTGGTGTTGGGCGGATTTTTGGCGACCATTGGATTTTGCGTCGCGGTCATGGTCGCCCCCTCGTTTCATGACGCTCTGGTGATCCCCATCACCTTGTTAGCCGTCATTGTCTGCGGATGCATGTGCGGCGCCTCCTTGCCGATTGCGTTCAAACGTGCCGGTCTCGATCCCGCGTTGATGAGCAATCCGTTTGTGGCGGGGATCGTCGACATTTTGGGGATTGTCATCTACATCAATGTCGGACGGATGTTGCTCGGTTAA
- the efp gene encoding elongation factor P, with amino-acid sequence MATYNTSDFRKGLKVQIDGEPYIMTEMMFVKPGKGNAFYKCRMKNLIRQTTLERTYKGGDSLESADVETTEVQFLYRQGDEFVFMHNESFEQYEVSSEVAGDIWKYLKDGMSCSMTLYNGNAITVEPPNHVELEVTDCVPGAKGDTATNVTKPATVETGAEFNVPGFIKIGNVIKIDSRSGEYVERVSN; translated from the coding sequence ATGGCTACTTATAACACAAGCGACTTCCGCAAAGGACTTAAGGTCCAAATTGATGGCGAACCATACATCATGACCGAAATGATGTTCGTCAAACCAGGAAAAGGCAACGCGTTCTACAAATGTAGGATGAAAAATTTGATCCGCCAAACCACCTTGGAACGGACCTACAAAGGGGGAGACTCGCTTGAATCGGCTGATGTCGAAACGACCGAGGTTCAATTTTTGTATCGCCAAGGTGACGAGTTCGTCTTCATGCATAACGAATCGTTTGAGCAATATGAAGTTAGCAGCGAAGTTGCCGGTGACATCTGGAAGTATTTGAAAGATGGCATGAGTTGTTCGATGACGTTGTACAACGGTAACGCGATTACCGTCGAACCGCCCAATCATGTCGAATTGGAAGTCACCGATTGCGTGCCCGGAGCCAAGGGTGATACCGCCACGAATGTGACCAAGCCGGCAACCGTGGAAACGGGCGCGGAATTTAACGTTCCTGGCTTTATCAAAATCGGCAACGTGATCAAGATCGATTCCCGATCGGGCGAGTACGTCGAGCGGGTCAGCAACTAG
- the epmB gene encoding EF-P beta-lysylation protein EpmB, translated as MIQKTSPGEPDDGQVADPLGQPDTILTTSRVLVLPGSHDDFPISSTTSAEVPVDWQTAMRKAIRSGKELLERLQLPASSFPGNLESFPTFVPLEFLQRMTPGDLADPLLRQVLPVSEELASVPDFVADPVGDLDALAAGGLIHKYEGRALLIVSGACGVHCRYCFRREFPYSEAGSRRENWDPAIQYIQSHRDIEEVILSGGDPLTLTDAPLFDLIDRLDAIDHVRRIRFHTRMPIVIPQRVTPAICKRLQKTRATVWFVVHANHANELDSAVMDRLEMLVDAGIPVLNQAVLLRGVNDDEQTLVDLFMKLVNHRVQPYYLHQLDRVRGTQHFEVPVERGLELIANIRTRLPGYAVPTYVTEQAGQPAKTPL; from the coding sequence ATGATCCAGAAAACGTCCCCCGGCGAGCCGGACGATGGGCAAGTGGCCGACCCTCTCGGGCAACCGGACACGATTCTAACGACATCGCGGGTTCTTGTCCTGCCCGGTTCCCACGATGATTTCCCGATCTCCTCCACCACCTCTGCAGAGGTCCCTGTAGACTGGCAAACCGCGATGCGCAAGGCGATTCGCTCGGGGAAAGAACTGCTCGAACGGCTACAGTTGCCGGCGAGCTCGTTTCCCGGGAATTTGGAATCGTTTCCCACCTTTGTCCCGCTGGAGTTTTTACAGCGGATGACCCCCGGCGACCTCGCCGACCCGCTGCTGCGTCAAGTGCTACCGGTCAGCGAAGAATTGGCCTCCGTCCCTGATTTCGTCGCCGATCCTGTAGGCGATTTGGATGCTTTGGCCGCCGGAGGGCTGATTCACAAATACGAGGGACGCGCGTTGTTGATCGTCTCGGGAGCTTGTGGAGTCCATTGCCGATACTGTTTCCGCCGTGAATTCCCGTATAGCGAGGCGGGTTCGCGACGCGAAAACTGGGATCCCGCAATCCAATACATTCAATCGCACCGCGACATCGAAGAGGTGATCCTCAGCGGCGGCGATCCTTTGACCCTAACCGACGCGCCGCTGTTCGATCTGATCGACCGACTCGATGCGATTGATCATGTCCGCCGCATCCGGTTTCATACCCGCATGCCCATCGTGATTCCGCAACGGGTCACGCCGGCGATCTGTAAACGACTACAAAAAACGCGTGCGACGGTCTGGTTCGTCGTCCACGCCAACCATGCAAATGAGTTAGACTCCGCAGTCATGGACCGCTTGGAGATGTTGGTGGATGCGGGAATCCCCGTTTTGAATCAAGCTGTCCTGCTGCGTGGAGTGAACGACGACGAGCAAACACTAGTCGATTTGTTCATGAAGCTCGTCAACCATCGCGTCCAACCTTATTACTTGCATCAACTCGATCGGGTCCGAGGCACCCAACATTTCGAAGTTCCGGTCGAGCGAGGACTCGAACTGATCGCGAACATCCGCACTCGGTTACCCGGATACGCCGTGCCGACGTACGTCACCGAACAAGCTGGCCAGCCTGCGAAAACACCACTGTAA
- a CDS encoding ABC transporter permease, which produces MYVFENPVLQRELLGNLRTHRAFLLLGLYQLLLAAVVLMAWPSEQRLDLTRNPPSATKLVNLFFLGQYVIASLMAPSFAAGTITGEKERRTYEMLLASPLRPGAIVFGKMVASLTHLGMLIFASLPIIVLCLPLGGVSVYEVLAAYLGLIVSVILFGAIGVFCSSYFSRTSSSLVVSYLFILPLVIGAILFWQSLEGQGELRLKLAVLVIPAFALSAVILMCSAAAGRMLYPPDVGSEGKEVIDLEREAEEAVGLVIQPDQFPDRLFAPPKKSELMADGANPVYDKEIHSEIFSQGTLMLRLVIQISMLLAIPMMGAFLFYQDEKIAWFTVYVIVFNMLVGPVFLAGSMTSERERQTLDLLLTTTLTPSQILWGKFIVGFRISAVLTCFLLWPLLLGGLLNYSYWSNWSSVLGMFAIVLMVCLVNATIAQLCSLYSRKTSIALMSTYIMLLLLYVGPPTIVSLLSILDFPAASIASAEWLGVTSPFSAAFSLPLDANLVENDEPANIGNRQVVAGYFLFSVMLLVFSTFAMVARLHSRQGLSE; this is translated from the coding sequence ATGTACGTTTTTGAAAACCCCGTTCTTCAACGCGAGCTACTCGGAAATCTGCGTACCCACCGTGCATTCTTGCTGCTTGGACTTTACCAATTATTGCTCGCCGCCGTCGTCCTGATGGCGTGGCCTTCGGAACAACGCCTCGATTTGACCCGCAATCCGCCTTCGGCAACAAAGCTGGTCAACCTGTTCTTTCTTGGCCAATATGTGATCGCTTCGTTGATGGCCCCCAGTTTCGCGGCCGGCACCATCACCGGCGAAAAGGAGCGTCGCACCTACGAAATGCTACTCGCCAGTCCGCTGCGACCGGGCGCAATCGTGTTTGGCAAAATGGTCGCGAGTTTGACGCACCTGGGCATGCTGATCTTCGCGTCGCTACCCATCATTGTGTTGTGTCTACCGCTCGGTGGGGTCAGTGTTTACGAAGTCCTTGCCGCATACCTCGGGCTCATCGTTTCAGTCATTTTGTTCGGCGCGATCGGCGTCTTTTGCAGCAGCTATTTTTCGCGAACAAGCAGCTCGTTGGTTGTCAGCTATTTGTTCATTCTGCCGTTGGTGATCGGAGCGATTTTGTTTTGGCAATCGCTCGAGGGGCAAGGCGAGTTGCGTTTGAAATTAGCGGTGTTGGTCATCCCCGCATTTGCACTTTCGGCAGTGATCCTGATGTGCTCGGCGGCCGCCGGACGGATGCTCTATCCGCCCGATGTGGGCAGCGAAGGCAAAGAGGTGATTGACCTCGAGCGTGAAGCCGAGGAAGCGGTGGGGCTTGTCATTCAGCCTGACCAGTTCCCGGACCGCTTGTTCGCTCCGCCCAAAAAATCTGAGTTGATGGCCGATGGGGCGAACCCGGTTTATGACAAAGAAATCCACAGCGAGATTTTTAGTCAGGGAACGTTGATGCTGAGGTTGGTGATTCAAATCAGCATGTTGTTAGCGATCCCGATGATGGGCGCGTTCCTATTCTATCAGGATGAAAAGATTGCCTGGTTTACCGTCTATGTGATCGTCTTCAATATGCTGGTTGGCCCCGTATTCTTGGCCGGTTCGATGACCAGTGAACGTGAGCGACAAACCCTCGACTTGCTGTTAACGACCACATTGACACCCAGTCAAATTTTGTGGGGCAAATTCATCGTGGGCTTCCGCATCTCTGCGGTCCTGACATGCTTTTTACTCTGGCCGCTGCTGCTTGGCGGACTGCTGAACTATAGCTATTGGAGCAATTGGTCCAGTGTTCTGGGGATGTTCGCGATCGTGTTAATGGTTTGCTTGGTGAACGCCACGATCGCCCAATTGTGCTCGCTATACTCTCGCAAAACGTCGATCGCGTTGATGTCGACCTACATCATGCTGTTGCTGTTGTATGTCGGTCCGCCCACGATCGTCTCGTTATTGTCGATCCTTGATTTCCCCGCCGCATCGATTGCCAGCGCCGAGTGGCTCGGCGTCACAAGTCCCTTCTCCGCCGCCTTTTCATTGCCACTCGATGCCAATCTGGTTGAAAATGACGAGCCCGCCAATATCGGAAATCGACAAGTCGTGGCCGGCTACTTTCTGTTTAGCGTCATGTTATTGGTGTTCTCGACGTTCGCGATGGTCGCCCGTTTGCATTCGCGACAAGGATTGTCCGAATAG